CTTTGCTCCAAAAATAGAAGAACTACCTCCCCCAAAAACACCGCCTATTCCATCGCCCTGCTCATCTTGAATTAAAACCAAAAGAATAATAAAAACTGAAACAATCGCAAAAATTATAAAAACCAAAAATCTAACTAAATCCAAAACAAACCTCTTTGACTAAAGAACATTATTAATTATAGATAAAAAAGATTCAGCCTTCAAAGATGCTCCACCTATCAGCGCACCATCAATATTAGGCTCATTCATAAGCTCTTTTATGTTGCTAGAATTAACAGAGCCTCCATACTGAATTATAATATTATCTGAAGCTGACTTTGAATAAAGCTTCATAATTTCAAGTCTAATTGCCTTATGAATCTCTTCTGCTTCCTCTTTTGTTGCAGTTTTGCCCGTTCCAATTGCCCAAACAGGCTCATAAGCTAAAATTATTCTTGCAATATCCGATTCAGAAACACAATTTAGCCCCTTTTTAACCTGATTTAAAACAACATCTAAAGTTTTTCCAGAATTCCTTTCATCAAGAGTTTCTCCAACACAAAGAATTAAGTGCTTAAAAGAATGCTTAAGCCCTGTAAGAATCTTTTTATTTATTATTTCATCTGTCTCTGCTAAATACAATCTACATTCAGAGTGGCCAAGTATAACATATTCTACTCCAAATTCTAAAAGCATTGAAGGTGAAATTTCACTTGTCCTTGCTCCACTCTCCATATAAGACATGTTCTGAGCGCCAAGAAGAATATTGCTTCCCTTAATACATTCTGAAACCTTAGATAAAGCTGTAAACGGAGGAGTTAACATTATTACAATATCATCTTTTAAAGCTTTAACCTCAGATACAATGTTTTTTGCAACAATCGAAGCTTCTGTGCTTGTATAATGCATTTTCCAATTTCCCGCTAAAAACGTTTTTCTCACTTTACTTCTCCAAAACCTTAATACCTGGCAAAATCCTTCCCTCAAGATATTCAAGTGATGCACCCCCACCTGTTGAAACATGAGTGATCTTATCAGACAAATTAAACTTATTAACAGCTGCAACTGAATCTCCACCGCCAACAATGGTTAAACCTGAACAAGATGCTACCATTTCGGCAACCTTAGCAGTTCCTTTTGAAAATAAATCAAATTCAAACACACCAAGAGGACCATTCCAAATTATAGTCTTGGCGGTTTTTACAACCTCTTCAATTTCTTTTAAAGTATTAACTCCAACATCCATGCCAATCTTGTTTTCGGGAATATTAAAAGAATCAACATATTCAGGAGTAGAATTTTTATCAAATTCACTTGCTACAACGTGATCAAGCGGTAAAATTACTTTAACGCCCAGCTCTTTTGCTTTCTTTAAAAAAGAAGATGCTATATCAATATATTCGGCCTCTAAAAGAGATTCTCCTATGGAATATCCCTTAGAATGCAAAAAAGTATAAGCCATTCCACCACCAATTACAACTACATCCGACTTTGATAAAAGCGATTCCAATACTGCAATCTTTGAAGAAACCTTAGATCCACCAATAATTGAAATAAATGGTCTTTCAGGATTTTTTAATACTCCCCCTAGGAATTT
The nucleotide sequence above comes from Borrelia maritima. Encoded proteins:
- a CDS encoding phosphoglycerate kinase; translated protein: MSIKTVKDFNNFAGKRALVRCDFNVPLKEGNIGDDTRIKAALSTIEYLKERGARIVLVSHLGRPEGKKNPKYSLKPVANRLSELLGQDVKMLSDCIGSEIVNSTLQMKDGDVVLLENVRFYAEEEKNDKNFAKKLSENGDVFVNDAFGAAHRAHASTVGVSDYLPSVGGFLMEKEDKFLGGVLKNPERPFISIIGGSKVSSKIAVLESLLSKSDVVVIGGGMAYTFLHSKGYSIGESLLEAEYIDIASSFLKKAKELGVKVILPLDHVVASEFDKNSTPEYVDSFNIPENKIGMDVGVNTLKEIEEVVKTAKTIIWNGPLGVFEFDLFSKGTAKVAEMVASCSGLTIVGGGDSVAAVNKFNLSDKITHVSTGGGASLEYLEGRILPGIKVLEK
- the tpiA gene encoding triose-phosphate isomerase, which codes for MRKTFLAGNWKMHYTSTEASIVAKNIVSEVKALKDDIVIMLTPPFTALSKVSECIKGSNILLGAQNMSYMESGARTSEISPSMLLEFGVEYVILGHSECRLYLAETDEIINKKILTGLKHSFKHLILCVGETLDERNSGKTLDVVLNQVKKGLNCVSESDIARIILAYEPVWAIGTGKTATKEEAEEIHKAIRLEIMKLYSKSASDNIIIQYGGSVNSSNIKELMNEPNIDGALIGGASLKAESFLSIINNVL